One Fusarium falciforme chromosome 12, complete sequence DNA window includes the following coding sequences:
- a CDS encoding MFS domain-containing protein: MKVPLYAIAGVATSCVAFLFGMDTGSIGPITTMSSFKETFGDFSATVHGVIVSTILIPGALTALIAGTLAHRFGHVKLIAIGSIIFGIGAALECGAPYLGVFILGRLIKGIGEGLFLSNVYVQVSEMSPSSVRGIMTALPQFLITSGIVTGYFTCYGTSRLGNTSLTWRLPPAIVAFLGFFLSIIYFIVPPSPRWLLSKGRVEEAQAVCRRLGIDEVEEKELLGQAESFGESEVTMTLWESLRQTFREFRTAFSAPYWKRTAFACFIMGIQQFSGIDGVLYYAPILFTQAGLSGEKASFLASGVSAIVILVATIPATIFADKWGRRTSGIVGGVLITSLMLIMGSVYAAGQVHPTWGSGRWVVIVCIYLFAISFSFTWAIGFRTWVVESMPRKTRSSASSLAQSSNWLANYVVALITPVLISKSTFGAYYLFAFCSMFCTIMVFLFMGETKGYSLEEIEKRHGQNRSKSIPWNL; this comes from the exons ATGAAGGTACCTTTGTATGCCATTGCTGGTGTTGCGACCTCATGTGTTGCTTTTCTCTTTGG AATGGACACTGGGAGTATCGGTCCCATCACGACCATGTCCTCGTTCAAAGAAACCTTTGGTGACTTTTCAGCAACCGTCCACGGAGTCATTGTCTCCACGATCCTCATCCCAGGAGCCTTGACAGCTTTGATTGCCGGCACTCTTGCCCACCGTTTTGGCCATGTGAAGCTAATCGCCATTGGctccatcatctttggcATCGGAGCGGCCCTCGAGTGCGGCGCTCCCTACCTCGGCGTCTTCATCCTTGGAAGACTCATTAAAGGAATCGGCGAGGGACTCTTCCTCAGCAATGTCTACGTGCAAGTTTCCGAAATGTCGCCCTCAAGTGTGAGGGGCATTATGACAGCGCTCCCGCAGTTCCTCATCACTTCTGGGATTGTGACAGGTTACTTTACCTGTTACGGAACTTCACGGCTCGGCAACACATCGCTGACGTGGCGACTGCCCCCTGCTATCGTTGCATTTCTCGGATTTTTCCTGTCAATTATCTACTTTATCGTGCCCCCGTCTCCCCGATGGCTGCTGTCCAAAGGAAGGGTGGAAGAAGCCCAGGCGGTCTGTCGACGACTCGGCATCGATGAAGTTGAAGAAAAGGAGCTTTTAGGACAAGCCGAATCGTTTGGTGAATCGGAAGTTACAATGACGCTCTGGGAAAGTCTGCGACAGACTTTCAGGGAGTTTAGAACCGCGTTTTCTGCACCGTACTGGAAAAGGACTGCATTTGCTTGCTTCATCATGGGCATACAGCAGTTCTCTGGCATTGACGGCGTCTTGTACTATGCCCCGATTCTCTTCACACAGGCGGGTTTGAGTGGCGAAAAGGCATCGTTCCTGGCATCTGGAGTGTCGGCCATTGTGATTCTCGTGGCTACGATTCCTGCAACGATTTTTGCAGATAAATGGGGTCGACGCACCTCTGGCATTGTTGGTGGCGTCTTGATTACGTCTCTGATGCTGATAATGGGATCTGTCTACGCTGCAGGACAGGTTCATCCGACATGGGGAAGCGGAAGATGGGTTGTTATTGTCTGCATTTACCTGTTTGCCATCTCGTTTAGCTTCACCTGGGCTATCGGGTTTCGAACATGGGTGGTGGAAAGCATGCCCCGGAAGACGAGGAGTAGTGCATCGAGTCTTGCACAGAGCTCAAACTGG CTCGCCAACTACGTGGTCGCTCTCATCACTCCCGTGCTTATCTCCAAGTCCACGTTTGGTGCTTATTACCTCTTTGCGTTTTGCAGCATGTTTTGCACCATCATGGTGTTTTTGTTTATGGGAGAGACGAAGGGCTATAGtctggaggagattgagaagaGGCATGGCCAGAACCGATCCAAGAGCATCCCCTGGAACCTGTAG
- a CDS encoding oxygenase subunit alpha, which translates to MTSSSLHYFNFGGNGAPDSSKETTPQEAVRALPASWYTSQDMYELERRAIFSKRWLFITHSSRLKEPGDWLRYEMAGFDFIITRDRKNSIHAFHNVCRHRAYPVIEKEGSGNAKILACRYHGWSYGLNGKLAKAPGYQGMAGFDKEHNGLFRIHTKVDTNGFIWVNMDANEVPEEPWEGHFKDVDKQDRYKAYNFDDYDLDHTYELDGDYNWKILADNFNECYHCPTTHADIPEFLNLESFDSDTKDGHIQHHCVSTPEQIAKGLYTASTYYFPISAMVVSPHFIMIQKFLPSGPRSSRMAYEIYRNRNSSDTDFKLISDMYARVMSEDKVLCNNAQKNLDRGVFVNGQLHPKYEKAPLFFQSTVRKVITEHHEREKSEGKEIWPAKQKLPCDAQVSEQDEIICASIGCGTQKEVLTW; encoded by the exons ATGACATCTTCTTCCCTACACTACTTCAACTTTGGTGGCAACGGCGCCCCGGACTCCTCCAAGGAAACAACCCCCCAGGAAGCCGTGCGTGCCTTGCCCGCATCATGGTACACCTCGCAAGATATGTACGAGTTGGAGCGCCGAGCCATATTTTCTAAGCGATGGCTCTTCATCACCCACAGCTCACGGTTGAAGGAGCCCGGTGACTGGCTCCGCTACGAGATGGCAGGATTCGACTTCATCATCACTCGTGACCGGAAGAACAGCATCCACGCGTTCCACAACGTTTGCAGACACCGCGCATACCCCGTGATCGAGAAGGAAGGCTCGGGAAACGCCAAGATTCTGGCCTGTCGCTATCACGGCTGGTCGTATGGACTCAATGGCAAGCTAGCCAAAGCTCCAGGATATCAAGGGATGGCTGGATTTGACAAGGAGCACAACGGTCTCTTCCGTATTCATACCAAGGTCGACACCAACGGCTTTATCTGGGTGAATATGGATGCAAACGAAGTTCCAGAGGAGCCATGGGAGGGGCACTTCAAGGACGTCGACAAGCAAGACCGGTACAAAGCTTACAACTTTGATGACTATGACCTTGATCATACCTACGAGTTGGACGGCGACTACAACTGGAAGATTCTGGCCGATAACTTCAACGAATGTTATCACTGCCCCACGACACACGCGGATATCCCCGAGTTCCTCAATCTGGAATCCTTCGACAGCGACACCAAAGACGGCCACATCCAACATCACTGTGTGTCCACGCCCGAGCAGATAGCAAAGGGACTCTACACTGCCAGTACCTACTACTTCCCCATTTCTGCCATGGTTGTATC CCCGCACTTCATCATGATCCAGAAGTTCCTCCCCTCAGGGCCGAGAAGCTCCAGGATGGCATACGAGATCTATAGAAACAGGAACTCCTCCGACACCGATTTCAAGCTCATCAGTGATATGTACGCGCGCGTCATGTCAGAGGATAAAGTCCTTTGCAATAACGCACAGAAGAACCTAGACCGCGGTGTCTTTGTCAACGGTCAGCTGCATCCCAAGTACGAGAAGGCGCCACTGTTTTTCCAAAGCACCGTTCGAAAGGTCATCACGGAGCATCATGAGCGGGAGAAATCCGAGGGCAAGGAAATCTGGCCGGCAAAGCAGAAGTTGCCTTGTGACGCGCAAGTGAGTGAGCAGGATGAGATAATCTGTGCGAGTATTGGTTGCGGGACGCAGAAGGAAGTTTTGACTTGGTAA
- a CDS encoding CFEM domain-containing protein has translation MNTMLGFPSSVSQHGPSRHLQALFFFILVFPALALNSGETWSKAQTSSAYKNLPECARTCIAQVDNSLSCWSYGCVCSENTVGKNFIDGANYVQKCVRNDCPEGSESVVNNALDVFQSICEVEYFEFSDSTTATVTASIAPTATPTFDASKVVMIDKPDGSYKALDSCVRWVLNGCDSPKDNKDNCKPARPGNHGDIWTGLGAYLQCSTAECVCGGSRFFYSSQKLYERADLYCSIGFPYEGSDTNEAFQLTLGMLADYCSTEGFVLGKWIITLFGTKKETGMTQETKVAIGFGVLSGVLTIISIALTCCTLRRKA, from the exons ATGAACACTATGCTTGGCTTCCCTTCTTCTGTATCACAACATGGGCCTTCAAGGCACCTTCAAGccctctttttcttcatcttggtcTTTCCTGCCCTAGCTCTCAACTCTGGTGAAACCTGGTCCAAGGCCCAAACCTCATCTGCCTACAAGAACCTTCCGGAGTGCGCCAGAACCTGCATTGCCCAAGTCGACAACAGCCTGAGTTGTTGGAGCTACGGCTGCGTCTGTTCTGAGAATACTGTTGGCAAGAACTTTATTGACGGTGCCAACTATGTTCAGAAATGCGTCCGGAATGACTGTCCCGAGGGAAGCGAGTCTGTCGTCAATAATGCTCTGGATGTGTTTCAGTCAATTTGTGAGGTCGAGTACTTTGAGTTCAGTGACTCGACCACTGCGACTGTTACTGCGTCCATAGCCCCGACTGCGACACCCACATTCGACG CCAGCAAGGTCGTCATGATTGACAAGCCCGACGGCTCGTACAAGGCCCTCGACTCTTGCGTCAGATGGGTTCTCAATGGCTGCGACAGTCCCAAAGATAACAAAGATAACTGCAAGCCCGCACGCCCAGGCAACCACGGCGACATCTGGACAGGTCTCGGTGCGTACCTCCAGTGCTCGACGGCCGAGTGCGTCTGCGGCGGCTCACGGTTCTTCTACTCGTCGCAGAAGCTATACGAGCGCGCAGACCTTTACTGCAGCATTGGCTTTCCCTACGAAGGCAGTGACACTAATGAGGCGTTTCAGCTCACGCTGGGGATGCTGGCTGATTACTGCTCTACAGAGGGGTTTGTTCTAGGGAAGTGGATTATTACGCTGTTTGGGACAAAGAAGGAAACGG GAATGACTCAGGAAACCAAGGTTGCTATAGGATTTGGTGTACTTAGCGGAGTCCTCACTATTATCAGCATCGCGTTAACTTGCTGTACCTTGCGCAGGAAGGCGTAA
- a CDS encoding NADH-cytochrome b5 reductase 1 encodes MTQVFSHADVQPHNTKDDLYLIIRGKVYNASSFVDDHPGGSDILLEVAGQDATEAYDDTSHSDEADEILDDLQVGILSSGSNSTPQGANQPVTQEPAAQVATKVLQPDHFQEFKLLEKNMVSHNVAIYRFNLPSPESILGLPIGQHISISALIPQPDGTSKEATRSYTPISGDDQPGCFDLLIKSYPQGNISRYIDTLVPGQTIRVRGPKGCFVYTPNMVRHFGMIAGGTGITPMLQIINAIARGRTSGDITEVDLIFANVNSEDILLKEKLDALAKVDAGIRIHYVLNNPPTGWTNGVGFVGAEMITKWLPKPGNDIKILLCGPPPMVSAMKIITESLGYNAARPVM; translated from the exons ATGACACAAGTTTTTAGCCACGCAGATGTGCAACctcacaacaccaaggatgATCTCTATCTGATTATTCGCGGCAAGGTTTACAACGCTTCGTCATTTGTGGACGACCACCC CGGCGGTTCAGATATCTTGCTCGAGGTGGCCGGGCAAGATGCCACTGAAGCCTACGATGATACTAGCCACTCTGATGAGGCCGACGAGATCCTGGACGATCTCCAAGTAGGCATTCTGAGCTCCGGCTCCAACTCAACGCCACAAGGGGCCAATCAGCCAGTCACCCAAGAGCCTGCAGCGCAAGTCGCGACCAAGGTGCTGCAACCGGATCACTTCCAGGAGTTCAAACTCCTGGAAAAAAACATGGTCTCACACAATGTGGCTAT ATATCGCTTCAACCTCCCCAGTCCTGAGTCAATACTAGGTCTACCAATCGGCCAGCACATTTCTATCTCCGCCCTGATTCCACAGCCTGACGGTACTAGTAAGGAGGCTACGCGCTCTTATACACCTATCTCTGGTGATGACCAGCCTGGTTGCTTCGACCTACTTATCAAGTCCTACCCTCAGGGAAACATCTCCCGATATATAGATACGCTTGTTCCTGGTCAAACTATTCGCGTCCGTGGACCCAAGGGGTGTTTCGTTTATACCCCTAATATGGTCCGCCATTTTGGTATGATCGCTGGTGGTACTGGAATTACACCTATGCTGCAGATTATCAACGCGATTGCCCGTGGTCGTACGAGTGGCGATATAACTGAGGTGGATCTTATTTTTGCCAACGTGAACTCTGAGGATATCTTGCTGAAAGAGAAACTCGACGCGTTGGCTAAAGTCGATGCTGGCATCCGCATCCACTATGTCCTGAACAACCCACCCACTGGCTGGACCAACGGCGTCGGATTTGTTGGAGCCGAGATGATAACT AAATGGCTTCCCAAGCCTGGGAACGATATCAAGATCCTGCTTTGTGGACCGCCTCCCATGGTCAGCGCTATGAAGATAATCACAGAGAGCTTGGGATACAACGCGGCTCGGCCCGTCA TGTAA
- a CDS encoding Alginate-lyase domain-containing protein, giving the protein MKISLLAAVGIVASAVSALHLRHGPVIRAVDKVSSTFVHPGLLHSEADLRRIRKFVDSGEAPWSDGWEKLVARANPDYKPSPQEILVRGNTPELPENYALLYRDLASAYALAIRWKITQDPDFAEAAARIVDAWAAKLTDIWGSSDKFLAAGLYGYQFANVAEILRSYPGWSGLKAATDMLLRVFYPMNRRFLTEHNGAHIDNYWANWDLCNIASMMSIGVLADNHTVWDEAIEYFKHGQGNGAIEKAIWYIHTEEGTGKKLGQNQEAGRDQGHATLDFALLGVIAQQAYNQGEDLFGYLENRILAGMEYVSKYNVGEDVPFSTYVNAVHGTQTEISSSGRGTIRPMAELFVAHYGSIKGRDVKWTRAYRDLVLEKSGGAEGGGGDYGTTSGGYDQLGFGTLLYRLEV; this is encoded by the exons ATGAAGATTTCTTTGTTAGCCGCTGTTGGCATTGTCGCGTCTGCCGTGTCAGCGCTGCATCTACGCCATGGACCTGTTATCAGAGCTGTGGACAAAGTCTCTAGCACATTTGTCCACCCAGGACTTCTCCATTCTGAAGCAGACCTCCGCCGCATTAGGAAGTTTGTTGATTCTGGTGAGGCGCCTTGGTCAGATGGCTGGGAAAAGCTAGTCGCACGTGCAAATCCAGACTACAAGCCAAGCCCTCAGGAGATTCTTGTCAGAGGCAACACGCCGGAGCTCCCGGAGAACTACGCTCTGCTGTATCGAGACCTTGCTTCAGCATACGCTCTTGCTATCCGGTGGAAAATCACCCAAGACCCAGATTTTGCGGAAGCGGCTGCTCGCATCGTCGATGCCTGGGCGGCAAAGCTCACGGATATCTGGGGTAGCTCCGACAAGTTCTTAGCTGCCGGCCTTTACGGCTACCAGTTTGCAAACGTGGCAGAGATTCTCCGGTCTTATCCCGGCTGGAGCGGTCTCAAAGCAGCAACCGATATGCTCCTTCGCGTATTCTATCCTATGAACCGACGCTTCTTGACTGAACACAATGGTGCCCATATCGACAACTACTGGGCAAACTGGGACCTTTGCAACATTGCAAGTATGATGAGCATCGGTGTCCTAGCCGACAATCATACTGTGTGGGACGAAGCGATCGAATACTTCAAGCACGGCCAAGGGAACGGAGCTATTGAGAAAGCCATCTGGTATATTCATACAGAAGAAGGGACCGGAAAGAAGTTGGGGCAGAACCAGGAAGCGGGCAGGGACCAGGGTCACGCCACCCTCGACTTTGCCTTGCTAGGCGTGATTGCTCAGCAGGCCTATAACCAAGGTGAAGACCTGTTTGGATACTTGGAGAACAGAATTCTTGCTGG AATGGAGTACGTATCCAAGTACAACGTTGGCGAAGATGTTCCATTCTCTACCTATGTCAACGCGGTGCATGGTACGCAAACCGAGATTAGCAGTTCCGGCCGTGGCACTATCAGGCCGATGGCTGAACTCTTTGTCGCTCATTACGGCTCTATCAAGGGTCGTGATGTTAAATGGACTAGGGCTTACCGggaccttgtccttgagaaAAGTGGTGGAGCTGAGGGTGGAGGAGGCGACTATGGAACCACGAGCGGTGGCTATGATCAGCTTGGCTTTGGAACGCTGTTGTATCGTCTCGAGGTGTAA
- a CDS encoding FAD-binding-3 domain-containing protein, which produces MSLPNHFLENKSIVVAGAGMAGLAFAISLKKRWHSSQPLRLTIFDRDIRNGDPKRQGYSLSINGVDKDGGLVALQKLGLLELVIKAATPGTTSMSFKMWDSNWSELLSVSAKPYGHLPVGGLRIARADLREILIQEAEALGIDIKWETQCLRATSKDGGIEVTVSSNAGSSTVQHECDILVAADGAHSKIRASVRPVDVLQYAGATQIGGLAVFPDGIPKPLSEAWGILISGHGNSCFASPIKDKTVVWALSKAEEMPAQPAGGDGRALLEEARNLGKEIGEPYTSLLNATDPSTAFAIPAKDKQPFNHQGVLPGVIFIGDSNHAVSPFAGNGANTAMQDGCDLAELLLSSNSLESAVAAYDNVSVPRAEKTLKSSHWRISIANLEGIKFSLFRRMVMAGGFFMWLTGK; this is translated from the coding sequence ATGTCTTTGCCTAATCACTTCCTCGAAAACAAATCCATTGTGGTTGCTGGGGCTGGCATGGCCGGCCTAGCCTTTGCCATctccttgaagaagagatggCATAGCTCACAGCCACTCCGACTCACCATCTTTGATCGCGACATCAGAAATGGTGACCCGAAAAGACAAGGCTATTCTTTGTCTATCAACGGCGTGGACAAGGACGGTGGTCTTGTGGCGCTGCAAAAACTTGGTCTCCTGGAGCTTGTCATCAAGGCAGCAACTCCAGGAACCACGAGCATGTCTTTCAAGATGTGGGATAGCAATTGGTCCGAGCTCCTTTCAGTGTCCGCGAAGCCATATGGGCATCTCCCAGTTGGCGGATTGCGGATTGCGAGGGCTGACCTGCGCGAAATCCTCATCCAAGAAGCTGAGGCTCTGGGTATTGACATCAAGTGGGAGACGCAATGCTTGAGAGCCACTTCGAAGGACGGTGGTATTGAAGTTACTGTCTCCTCCAATGCTGGTTCAAGTACCGTGCAGCACGAATGCGACATTCTGGTTGCTGCAGATGGTGCCCACAGCAAGATCCGGGCCTCTGTCCGACCTGTCGACGTGCTACAATACGCCGGAGCCACACAAATTGGCGGATTGGCTGTCTTTCCAGATGGAATTCCGAAACCTCTGAGTGAAGCATGGGGGATCCTCATCTCAGGACATGGAAACAGCTGCTTTGCTTCAcccatcaaggacaagactgTTGTCTGGGCATTGAGCAAGGCTGAAGAGATGCCAGCGCAACCTGCTGGTGGAGATGGCCGTGCTCTGCTCGAGGAGGCGCGAAATCTTGGCAAGGAAATAGGAGAGCCGTATACGAGTCTTTTGAACGCGACAGATCCATCTACGGCCTTTGCTATTCCAGCAAAGGACAAACAGCCATTCAACCACCAGGGAGTCTTGCCAGGTGTCATCTTTATTGGAGACAGTAACCATGCCGTGAGCCCCTTTGCTGGGAACGGCGCTAATACGGCAATGCAAGATGGGTGCGACTTGGCTGAACTTCTCTTGTCTTCGAATTCGTTGGAGAGCGCCGTCGCTGCATACGATAATGTCTCGGTACCGCGAGCTGAGAAGACGCTCAAGTCATCACATTGGCGGATCAGCATTGCGAACCTGGAGGGCATCAAATTCTCCCTGTTTAGGcggatggtgatggcaggCGGCTTTTTCATGTGGTTGACTGGCAAATGA
- a CDS encoding HET domain-containing protein, whose protein sequence is MNHKYCLPLEGTYFPTRVIDVDQAEVGFVHLRNRDEAKAQHVGENGEPPRQRGVYPTYWTLSHRWGDPNLIPQLLQTTEYQFRNGIPMDDLSPTFRDSALLVHRLGYRYIWIDSLCIFQDSLIEWQQEAKAMVNVYRHSLCNISAIAASSDPGRSRLFVKRRLQPRLLFPFKASSNLLERSGKVIDAPWIFWNDSLWADEIESAPLSTRGWVVQERFLAPRILHFTENQIYWECLESKCCEVDPTGELLILAEARGSREIVPTVYKKARLELAKKRAELSKRLRTPRFTEDMGSYFHSQWGDVVSLYANCALTKESDRLIAMSGIAKTFQEANNDKYLAGLWKRMIHVDLTWTTNASDGAEVQRSESYAPTWSWASVVGGHKRLSMLHEKYSRLPEHLIKLLDERIITEPPGGDPTGLLRSAELDIKCMLYYYRWITESGKFAVYTDEARTQCYFEKEKKAQDLRLDTTDLVRKFAESDKMEGVCVPLCGAYQGYGGGTNVYLMLEHDSGTRFRRIGVFRAGEIGKWISGWSGQGTRITLV, encoded by the coding sequence ATGAACCACAAATATTGCCTCCCGCTTGAAGGAACCTATTTCCCCACCAGGGTTATTGACGTCGATCAGGCTGAGGTTGGTTTCGTCCATCTTCGCAATAGGGACgaagccaaggcccagcATGTCGGCGAGAACGGAGAGCCGCCTCGACAACGGGGAGTTTATCCCACCTACTGGACCCTTTCCCATCGCTGGGGCGACCCAAATCTGATCCCACAGCTCTTGCAGACCACGGAGTATCAGTTCCGGAACGGTATACCCATGGACGATTTGTCGCCGACTTTCCGTGACTCAGCCCTGCTCGTCCATCGTCTGGGTTATAGGTACATATGGATTGACTCCCTATGTATTTTCCAAGACTCTCTTATCGAATGGCAGcaagaggccaaggcaaTGGTCAATGTGTACCGCCATTCGTTGTGCAACATCTCGGCCATTGCTGCGTCATCCGATCCCGGCAGAAGCAGGCTCTTTGTCAAGAGAAGGCTTCAACCGAGGCTCCTGTTTCCCTTCAAGGCGAGCAGTAATCTGCTAGAGCGCAGTGGGAAAGTCATTGACGCACCATGGATTTTCTGGAATGATTCCCTCTGGGCTGACGAGATCGAAAGTGCTCCCCTGAGCACACGCGGCTGGGTTGTACAGGAGCGATTCTTGGCCCCTCGCATTCTTCACTTCACGGAGAATCAGATCTACTGGGAGTGCCTGGAGAGCAAGTGCTGCGAAGTGGATCCCACTGGggagctcctcatcctcgctgaGGCGAGAGGTTCACGCGAGATTGTCCCGACAGTTTACAAGAAAGCGAGGCTAGAACTTGCCAAGAAGAGAGCAGAACTTTCAAAGAGGCTGCGCACCCCCCGATTCACGGAAGACATGGGATCCTATTTCCACTCTCAGTGGGGTGACGTCGTCTCCCTCTACGCAAACTGCGCTCTCACCAAAGAGTCAGACAGACTCATCGCCATGTCTGGCATCGCCAAGACATTCCAAGAGGCCAACAACGACAAGTACTTGGCCGGTCTGTGGAAGAGAATGATCCATGTCGATCTTACGTGGACGACGAACGCAAGCGATGGTGCCGAGGTTCAGCGCAGTGAGTCGTATGCTCCGACTTGGAGCTGGGCTTCTGTCGTCGGGGGACATAAGAGACTTTCTATGTTGCACGAGAAGTACAGCCGCCTCCCCGAGCACCTTATAAAGCTCCTCGACGAACGGATCATAACAGAGCCTCCGGGAGGTGATCCTACGGGGCTCCTCCGCTCAGCCGAGCTCGACATCAAGTGCATGCTGTATTATTACCGATGGATAACAGAGTCGGGCAAGTTTGCTGTGTACACAGATGAAGCGAGGACGCAGTGCTATTTcgaaaaggagaagaaagcCCAAGACCTTCGCCTCGACACGACGGATCTGGTGCGAAAGTTTGCAGAGTCGGACAAGATGGAAGGCGTGTGCGTACCCCTATGCGGAGCCTACCAAGGATACGGAGGGGGTACCAACGTGTATCTCATGCTGGAGCATGATTCAGGGACCAGGTTCAGACGTATTGGAGTTTTCCGAGCGGGAGAAATTGGTAAATGGATCAGTGGATGGTCCGGTCAAGGCACGCGCATTACACTTGTGTAG